The genomic segment AGATGATGTAGCGTTCAATGGCTTTAACGATGCCGCCGGGAGCATCCGCGCTATTGTCTTCGACATATTTGATTGCCTGTTCGCGAGTCCAGCGTTTGTGATGCAGTCCGCTGTCGACAACCAGCCGGATCGCGCGGTGCAGTTCAAGCTGCAGGCGGCCGAAATCACGTGCTGGATCTGTGTAGAGTCCCATATCCTTGGCGAGCTTCTCGGAATAAAGGCCCCACCCTTCCGAATAGGCCGTCACGCCGCCAAATTTGCGGAAAGCGGGAACGTCTTTCAACTCGGTCTGGATCGCCAGTTGCAAATGATGGCCTGGGATACCTTCATGGTAGAATAGGGCCTCAACCTCAGTCAGCGGCATATCAGCCATTTTGTACAAATTGGCATAATAGGTGCCAGGGCGTGATCCGTCGGGGGCGGGGCGTTGATAAAAGGCTTTGCCGGCCGACTTTTCGCGGAATTCCTCGACCCTTTTGACCACCAGTGGAGCCTTGGGCAATGTTCCGAACCATTTGGGAAGAAGCGGTGTGATCGCATCCTGCGCCTTTTGTGTTTCCGCCAGATAAAGCGCGCGGCCTTCGTCGGTTTCCGGCGCGTAGAATTTCGGCGTCTCCCGCATATATTTGAAGAATGCCTGCAGATCCCCCTTCACACCCATCTTCTTTTGCACCGCGCCCATTTCACGATGAATCCGGGCAACCTGCGCCAGGCCCAGTTCGTGGATCTGGTCGGGAGTCATATTGGTGGTAGTATAGTTGGACAGCCGCTCGGCATAGTAGCCGGCACCATCGGGAAAGCGCCAGACACCGTCGTCCGTTCCCGCGACCTTTTCTTGCGCTGCCATTTCGGCAATCAGGGCTTCATAGGCTGGCTTGACCGCATCGTTGAGCGCCTGTGCCGCCTGCTCGACCAGAAGGTCCTTCTCGACTGCGCTAATGCCAAGTTTGGCGACCTTGGCTTTGAAATCAGCGTAGAGCGGCGCATCGGGACCTTCACCGAACGGCGCGCCGGTGATGACATTCCGTGCGTCGCTGATGACATAGGGGTAGACCCATTTGGGTGGCATGATGCCCTTGGCGGCGCGTGCCTTTGAAGAGGCGATGGCCTGATTCAAGCCGGGGCCTATGCCATAGAGGCGATTGATATAGGCCCGTGCATCCGATTTGCTATCGATCCGGTGTATGTTGATCAGAAAGGCCGGGATCTGGCTTTGCGCGCCGTTCATCTGGTCGAAGACATAGCCATAGTCATTATATTTGAACGCGGCGTTGGTGCGCGCGGCGCGCTTTTCGAACAAGCGGTAGGATAACCGGTTTTCCGGGCTAAGCTTCGCAGGATCAAAACGTGCGCGCATTTCCTTGAGTGCCGCCTGTTCTGCAGCATGGGCGCGTGCTTCGGCTTCGTCCGAACCATCGTCCCAGCGGCCATAATCGCTGTCCTTGATACCGCGGTACGACTTGGCGAGTGGCGATGTTGCCAATTGCTGTGCGTCATATTCCTCAAAGAACGCCATGATGGCGGCGTTCTGGTCTTGCTGATCCGCGGCTGCAGGGGCCACATCTTGTGCAAGTGCGGGGGTGCTGACACCGCTCAGCGCGAGGGCGAGCGTTGATAAGGCATAGGGTGCAAGGCGCATGGGATTCTCTCCGGTCAAATGATATGCCGGATGGTGTAACAGTCCTTTGCCGGAGGTGAAGGCTCTATTTCACGCCTTGTCGAACGGGCACCTGCTTTTGTCGATTGGTCGGGGCCGGTTCCGTGCCTAGCCGCTGTTGCGCAGCGCCGTTGCAATAGCGTTGATTGTCAGCTGGATGCCTTCCCCGATCCGCTCATCCGCTTCGCCCGCGCGGTAACGCTTCATGAGTTCAATCTGCAGAAGGTTGAGCGGCTCAATATAGGGCAAGCGCAAGCGTATCGAATTGTTCAGGGCAGGATGCGCTTCCAATAGATGCGCCTGTCCGGTGGCATCCAGCAAGCTGTCGCGTGCATCGTGCCAACCATCCGTGATGCGGCCGAACAACCGTTGCGAGAGCGCCTGATCCTCCACCAACCCGGCATAATGCGCCGCAATGCCCATATCCGATTTCGCGAGCACCATTTCCATATTGGCCAGGATCGTCTGGAAATAGGACCATTCCCCCGCCATCGCCTTCAACAATCCCTTATCGCCGAAATCGGCCAGGGCCTGCCCCGTGCCATACCAGCCCGGCAACATCACGCGTGCCTGCGCCCAACTGAACACCCAGGGGATCGCCCGTAAATCTTCTATCGCATCCGACGCTGTGCGGCTGGAGGGGCGCGAACCAATTTTCAGCGTCGCAATTTCCCCAATCGGGGTCATCTGGCGAAAGAAAGGACGAAAGCCCTCAGTTTCGTAAACCAATCCCCGATAATGGGTGAAGGCACGGGCCGACAACTCCGCCATGGCCGCCTTGAATCGGACAACATCCGCCTTGTCGATGGGGTCACTGGAAAGCGTCGCAAGCATCGTCGCCGAGGCCATGGTTTCCAGTGATGTCACGGCATTGTCGACCGTACCATATTTCGCGGCGATGACTTCGCCCTGCTCGGTGATGCGGATACGGCCTTGCACCGTGCCCTGCGGCTGCGCGAGGATGGCGCCGAAGGCTGATCCGCCTCCCCGGCCAACCGCACCGCCGCGGCCGTGGAAAAGCTGCATGGCGACGCCTGCTTCGGCAAAAACCGGGGCT from the Sphingorhabdus lacus genome contains:
- a CDS encoding DUF885 domain-containing protein — translated: MRLAPYALSTLALALSGVSTPALAQDVAPAAADQQDQNAAIMAFFEEYDAQQLATSPLAKSYRGIKDSDYGRWDDGSDEAEARAHAAEQAALKEMRARFDPAKLSPENRLSYRLFEKRAARTNAAFKYNDYGYVFDQMNGAQSQIPAFLINIHRIDSKSDARAYINRLYGIGPGLNQAIASSKARAAKGIMPPKWVYPYVISDARNVITGAPFGEGPDAPLYADFKAKVAKLGISAVEKDLLVEQAAQALNDAVKPAYEALIAEMAAQEKVAGTDDGVWRFPDGAGYYAERLSNYTTTNMTPDQIHELGLAQVARIHREMGAVQKKMGVKGDLQAFFKYMRETPKFYAPETDEGRALYLAETQKAQDAITPLLPKWFGTLPKAPLVVKRVEEFREKSAGKAFYQRPAPDGSRPGTYYANLYKMADMPLTEVEALFYHEGIPGHHLQLAIQTELKDVPAFRKFGGVTAYSEGWGLYSEKLAKDMGLYTDPARDFGRLQLELHRAIRLVVDSGLHHKRWTREQAIKYVEDNSADAPGGIVKAIERYIIYPGQATAYMVGRLKISELRDKAQKPLGSKFDVRGFHDTVLKSGPVPLDVLEEQVDAWIASRR